One part of the Trichomycterus rosablanca isolate fTriRos1 chromosome 25, fTriRos1.hap1, whole genome shotgun sequence genome encodes these proteins:
- the nebl gene encoding nebulette — protein sequence MNPHCARCGKIVYATEKVTCLDKYWHKGCFHCEVCKMTLNMNNYKGYEKKPYCNSHYPKQTFTIVADTPENLRLRQQSELQSQVKYRKDFEESKGRGLRFLIDTPEVQRLKRTQDHISNANYKDFEMPGLHGITQGIRGTYLVQAQARPDLQTMGSCVAHRGVNQYSVEMDRRPGVIVAPVLPGAYYTRGYNQGHSYMHQTSMHSLRSMHLQSHSPMMRVYRALYDYTAQDCDEVSFRDGDLIHNVQPIDEGWMFGTVQRTGRSGMLPANYVEGIR from the exons ATGAACCCCCACTGCGCACGCTGCGGGAAAATCGTGTATGCAACAGAGAAAGTCACCTGTCTGGATAAG TACTGGCATAAGGGCTGCTTCCACTGTGAGGTGTGCAAAATGACCCTCAACATGAACAACTACAAGGGATACGAGAAGAAGCCCTACTGCAACTc GCACTACCCAAAGCAAACATTCACGATTGTGGCAGACACACCAGAGAACCTGCGACTGAGGCAGCAAAGTGAACTGCAGAGTCAG GTGAAGTACAGAAAGGATTTTGAGGAGAGTAAGGGCCGTGGTCTCAGATTTCTCATCGACACACCAGAGGTGCAAAGACTGAAGAGAACCCAGGATCATATTAGTAAT GCCAATTATAAGGATTTTGAGATGCCAGGCTTGCATGGTATCACTCAGGGCATTAGAGGAACGTATCTGGTACAGGCACAGGCGAGACCCGACCTTCAGACCATGGGGAGCTGTGTTGCCCACAGAGGTGTGAATCAGTACTCAGTGGAGATGGATCGGAGACCAGGAGTCATCGTGG CTCCTGTGCTTCCTGGAGCATATTACACCCGTGGTTATAACCAGGGACACAGCTACATGCATCAGACTAGCATGCACTCCCTCAGATCCATGCATTTGCAGTCTCATTCCCCAATGATG AGGGTGTACAGAGCTCTGTATGATTACACGGCTCAGGACTGTGATGAGGTGTCATTCCGTGATGGTGATCTGATCCACAATGTGCAGCCCATTGATGAAGGTTGGATGTTTGGGACGGTACAGAGGACGGGTCGTTCCGGGATGCTGCCCGCCAACTATGTGGAAGGCATCCGCTAA
- the riok1 gene encoding serine/threonine-protein kinase RIO1: MSTPSDKVLRKFEHKINLDKLNYADSVINKVTVMQRQREADTYRVKDKSDRATVEQVLDPRTRMILFKMLSRGVISEINGCISTGKEANVYHATTASGESRAIKIYKTSILLFKDRDKYVSGEFRFRHGYCKGNPRKMVRTWAEKEMRNLIRLQTAGIPSPEPIMLRSHVLVMGFVGKDEMPAPLLKNAALSESKARELYLQVIQNMRLMYQEARLVHADLSEFNMLYHEGDAYIIDVSQSVEHDHPHALEFLRKDCSNVNDFFWKHNVAVMTVRELFEFITDPSITSDNINQYLEKAMEIASSRTVEERSNQDKVDDEVFKKAYIPRTLNEVSHYERDVDSMVKEQESSTNLQNDSILYQTVTGMKKDLSGVQTVPALLEGGAEDESSSSDENDDDDDDDEDSEEQDTQEHNQDKTQPLDKKERKKLVKEAQREKRKNKVPKHMKKRKEKVAKMKKGK; encoded by the exons ATGTCCACCCCATCAGACAAGGTTCTGAGGAAGTttgaacacaaaataaacctGG ATAAGCTGAATTATGCTGACTCAGTCATTAACAAAGTCACTGTGATGCAAAGACAGCGAGAAGCAGACAC GTATCGAGTGAAAGATAAGTCAGATCGAGCTACAGTGGAACAG GTACTGGATCCTAGGACTCGCATGATTCTCTTCAAAATGCTCAGCAGAGGCGTCATTTCAGAGATCAACGGCTGCATCAGCACAGGCAAAGAG GCCAACGTCTACCACGCAACCACGGCCAGTGGAGAAAGCAGAGCAATTAAGATCTACAAGACCTCCATTCTGCTGTTCAAGGACAGAGATAAATACGTCAGTGGAGAGTTTAG GTTTCGGCATGGCTACTGTAAAGGAAACCCAAGGAAAATGGTTCGAACCTGGGCTGAGAAGGAGATGAGGAATCTGATCAG ACTGCAGACAGCGGGGATTCCCAGTCCAGAACCCATCATGCTCCGGAGTCATGTCTTAGTCATGGGTTTTGTCGGGAAAGATGAAAT GCCTGCTCCTTTACTAAAGAATGCTGCACTGTCTGAATCCAAAGCACGTGAGCTTTACCTGCAGGTCATCCAGAACATGAGGCTGATGTACCAGGAGGCTCGACTCGTCCATGCCGATCTCAGTGAATTTAACATGCT GTACCATGAAGGAGATGCTTACATCATTGACGTTTCTCAGTCTGTGGAGCATGACCATCCTCATGCACTGGAGTTTCTTCGGAAAGACTGCAGCAACGTAAATG acTTCTTTTGGAAACATAATGTAGCAGTGATGACAGTTCGGGAGCTGTTCGAGTTTATTACAGATCCATCCATCACAAGTGACAACATAAACCAGTACCTGGAAAAG GCGATGGAGATTGCCTCATCAAGGACTGTGGAGGAGAGATCCAACCAAGACAAAGTGGATGATGAG gtttttaaaaaagcttaCATTCCCCGTACTCTTAACGAAGTAAGTCATTATGAACGAGACGTGGACTCCATGGTAAAGGAGCAGGAATCATCAACAAACTTGCAAAATGACAGC ATTCTATACCAGACAGTAACAGGCATGAAAAAGGATCTTTCCGGAGTGCAAACG GTTCCTGCTTTACTGGAGGGCGGTGCTGAGGATGAAAGCTCCAGCAGTGatgaaaatgatgatgatgacgacgACGATGAGGATTCTGAAGAACAGGACACACAAGAACACAACCAGGACAAAACACAACCGCTGGATAAAAAG GAAAGAAAAAAGCTGGTTAAAGAAGCTCAGAGAGAGAAACGGAAAAACAAAGTACCCAAGCATATGAAGAAACGCAAGGAGAAAGTTGCCAAAatgaaaaaaggaaaatga
- the si:dkey-29d8.3 gene encoding uncharacterized protein si:dkey-29d8.3, with translation METNNIARVILVIFSLLVYIVTLTINALAGSGKGPFLHKTGNVSGMYETEITPAGWTFSIWGLIYTWLLLMILYLLSWLCRRDPTGRTLSSLAVLPNGFFLFWVVNMVLNSTWLLLWDRQLMIAALIILALIAFTNYLTIFFSCVGLKKHGAWLKHNHPKDLYCINILVQNGIAAYATWTTIATLLNLAVVLNTASVSLTNAATVSLSILLLEVIVWFVVENFVIEQHVRYILTIYPVIIYALTGSLSKHYDPAAPSRNAVFTAVLLALACILLGIRLLLVIWRHQTRPLFQDGKFEGLMTPVSATEK, from the exons ATGGAGACTAATAATATCGCTCGTGTTATACTCGTTATTTTTTCTCTATTAGTTTATATTGTGACTTTAACAATCAACGCCCTGGCTGGATCTGGAAAAG GACCATTTTTGCACAAAACAGGCAACGTGTCAGGGATGTATGAGACAGAAATCACTCCTGCTGGATGGACCTTTTCCATATGGGGACTGATTTACACCTGGCTTCTCCTGATGATTTTATATCTTCTTAGCTGGCTCTGCAGAAG GGATCCCACTGGAAGGACGCTCTCCAGCCTTGCTGTTCTCCCGAATGGCTTTTTCCTCTTCTGGGTGGTTAACATGGTTCTAAATAGCACATGGCTTCTTTTATGGGACAGACA GTTGATGATTGCAGCGCTGATCATTTTAGCTCTGATTGCATTTACCAACTACCTCACGATCTTCTTCTCATGTGTGGGCTTGAAAAAGCATGGAGCATGGCTTAAACACAACCATCCCAAAGATCTCTACTGCATCAACATTCTG GTTCAAAATGGTATTGCTGCCTATGCAACATGGACGACAATCGCCACGCTCCTCAACCTGGCGGTCGTGTTAAATACTGCATCAGTGTCACTGACAAATGCAGCCACGGTGTCTTTGTCCATTCTGCTTTTAGAAGTGATTGTGTG GTTTGTTGTTGAGAACTTTGTAATAGAGCAGCATGTGCGCTACATTCTGACCATCTACCCCGTCATCATCTATGCTCTCACTGGAAGCTTGAGCAAGCACTACGATCCAGCAGCACCAAGCAGGAACGCCGTTTTTACAG CTGTTCTCCTGGCACTGGCCTGCATTTTGCTTGGGATTCGGCTGCTGCTGGTAATTTGGAGGCACCAGACCCGTCCTCTCTTCCAAGATGGGAAATTTGAGGGGCTGATGACTCCTGTAAGTGCCACGGAAAAGTAG